The DNA region tttgttttaataccCTAAAACCCACTTAAACCGGTATTAGTAAAATGCATGTATTCCATGTTTCAATCATTGGGCTTAGCCTATAAACAGGACCtatcaactttttttttgtagtcGACTAATGCACAGAATTTTcatattatttgttgttgtattATTCAGCACAATAAAAGAAGGATACAGTAAATGTGTCAATCACTTTATACCCATAAATTTGCTAATTCATCTAAAGTgggttacagtatatattattttttttattacagtatataccaAGTTTTAGTTCTATAGTTTGCgttattcattcaatcttttatttcggaatctctcttccatagaaagtaaaattacatgaattaaaaataaataataccaaTACCAATTACTACTattcatctcaggatggcaatGCAACCTTTCTTCTCCATCTTTGACTTATATAAGACGTTGCCTATAATCGTTGAGactaaaacataataatataataattattattcaatctATTTTGTGCATGTGCAGGTGGCAACCAACTACTCGATATATGTATGTCCTAATGTTCTTTTTCGACACAAATCCATtataattttttgtaaattttttataattttattttttaggcaATAGTACAACGCAATCAAGGACCTTTGTATGAGAATACAGCAGTGTCAACATTAAATGCTGCAGAATTTGTACAACTGTACAGAACCGTTACTAGTAGAGATGATCTTCTCAATTTGTTTGtcaagtaaatatatttaacattCTATATATTCCTATTACTGTATGatttaaaactgtttttttaaaggttttcATGGTGAATTAACACTAAAGTTTTCTaaacaatttgttaaaaattctctgcaaattctgtgatacaatgtcacatatgtatcacatgtctTGCCTGTATCATACTGTGTACACCTACAGTAACCTTGACTAGGTGCCACATGTGATATATGTGAAACTTTTTAACAGagtttgcctatgatactggtaATATAATGGGAAATACAGAGGACAGACGTTGTTAGGTTGGCAAAGAAATTGGTGTCTGACGCGGGCTAAACTGTGCTAGAGACCACAATTCAATTAAGTCCTGTTAACctaatataattaatagttcattttatttgcTAGGTATGCAGGAGGGGATGACTTCTGGATGGCTTCAGAATTTCAACAATTTATGCATGAGGAACAAAAGGTAAGGCAAAAAATAGGTTACCATACACTTACAGGACACTGTTGGAGAGCAAAGAGAGGAGAAATCATTAGtaataccatggagaaataattatttctccatggtaatACCATTGGAATCTGAAGTTAGTGCTGAAAGTTATTCAGTCATGCTGACCAATGagggtttatcgcaaatagtgTGCGCGACGCATGGTGGAAAGAGTTACGGGAGCAAACATCACAACGTGTACAGAcatgatttattatgatatttgctctcaaacccttcccatcatgcattgcgCTATGACATTCCTCacgaaatcaagctatttggCGATAAAACTTATGCATTCATAATCAAGTATGTGCTTCCTAGATAATGATGAGAAATTGAATGCTTAGAAAAATATATGGCATTGCTGAATTATTCATTGTTTGccatattgttttaaattgaaTACTTATTATAATGTGCTTATACTAATTTCTATTTCAGAGATTTGAATTAAGGGAAGAATGGTGTGATACTGTGGTAGGCAAATACGAACCTATCCCAGAATGCAAGAAAAAGCGTGTACTTTCATATGATGGTATTTACATCAAATGCTTCTtactacatttattatttattttatttatttcaacaatattttacgattATTAGGGGCCCTCACAAGAATAAAATAtgacatacaattaaaaatgaaattaaaatgaataaaatttataaaaaatattaattaattaaaaaaattaattaaattggcCATCTAAGAAAAAAATACAGGCAATAGAAAGCAATTAAACAAGTTAGAGAAAAACTTGAAGGAAAAGTAAAATGACGCAATTAGTCGGATATATTTGAAATATGCTAATATTCAAATAAGAGAATTATATTGCTGACTTTTACTGCTGCCAAGTTATATTTCTTTTCCCAGCTTTCTTCCCACTAACCTGGTCCTAATAGACATCTATCATCATCATACTACTACCACTATTACCTCatgaatatttgtaaaaaaCAAATGGTTATTCTTCAATCTGATATATCTTTACTAATTTGTAAAAAACTAGTTCATTTATGTTCTAAATAATCCTTTATTTTGTTGTAGGTTTTTTCCGGTTCATGCATGGTACCAACGGTCTCCTCATCAACCCGTATCATCGACACAAGGTCAACCAAGATATGACCTTGCCGTTGAATCATTACTTCATCGCAGCTTCACATAATACGTAAGGGAACTTGAATTTTCACTCCTCAAATGGTAAAAAGTATCAAAACACCAGAAACGACAAATTTTGCATCAACTTGTATTtgatctaattttttttttcttaggtATTTAGACCAAGATCAACTTAGTGGACCTTGTAGTACAAGTCGTTATGCAAATGTACTACGTCAAGGGTGCAGATTTATTGAAGGTATCTTTTCAAATTTATAAGACGGTCACGTAGCGTAAATCACTTTCTATGATTGATCATGAAACTAACAGAAATAACACGGAAATATGACACAATTATGCTTAAAATCAACCTTCTGCTAGTTCCATAGTaagtgagtggccgagtggttaagacagtgggatcgtaattacatagccataacatcggcacgggttcgaggctcactctcCATGGTTATGATGATAGAAAGGACTATAAAATGTAGGTcaagtgtacacatctagctcatgtacACTTAAGAACCTAGTGAATTTTTCGAGATGAGTAGACACtagtactagtacacacacagccactgattataactgggccctctgggagaccagtctttgaatTAAGAGGTTAcccattataaataaataataacaaacaccCACAACATAATGTTACTTGTTGTGTTTGCAGGGAAACCTCTCATCCTGGAAACAAGACTGTAAACATATACAATAATCATtccaattacattattaaataataataaaattaaaatatttatataatatttttatattaaatgattgtCAACTGATTGCCTTTCctactacagtatttttattgatgGAATAGTTACCACATTTTCTAAATCATTGATATTTCAGTTGACGTATGGAATGGCGATGATGGTGAGCCTATTGTGTGCAATGGCTACACACATACAGAACCTGTCTTATTCACAGACGTTATAAGAACAATCAATAAGCATGCATTTGTTACGTCAGAGTAAGTAGTTATTATAGATTTCTACGGGTACACACTCACTGCTTCACTAGTTCAACTTAAAACATTCAAATTTTTTGCTTATATAGATCCAACGGTTGTATTCAGCATCCACTCTTAGGTAAGGGGAACACCTACTCTTAAAATTCGTAATACCACTTAAGAAAATccttaaatataataataatcaaacattTACTTGGCGCCAATTCCGAAAAGATGGTCAAAGGCGCATTGTGTTTTGAAATTGCTAAATAaatgagttttttttaaattaattttaaatgaggCAAAAGTGGGTGTATGTTTAACAGAAGATGAGATTttgttattcattcattcattcatcttttatttcggaacaAAAAGTAATTCTCCATAGCTCAAGAACAAATTAGTGTCTCCAttgttatattatgttattacatACTTGAATGGTGTATCTTATGTGTGATTCCATAATTTTATACCTGTACATTTAAGGCTCATACAGGCCATAATTATAATCCAACATAAAAAGAATAataagaaattttattttaatatgacaTTTTAAACTGTTCATGAAATTTTGGCcagaaaggtaaaataaattgaatgaatTTTTATGCTGCGTAATACTTCCCACTAACAGGGCTCCCAAAAGGAAAAACCAAACCACTGCATAGTAGGGActaataaacataacaattaaaTACACACAATAGCAACAACAAGCAATTCTATAAAACGtgaatatacaaatatatacttCCTGAACAGATGATGTTGAATCCTGTACAAATTGCCAACAGGTGGTATTATTACAAAGACATTCAGTTTAATAgtcaatttaagtatttttatcTACTTCTGTTGTAGATATCCAGTGGTGTTATCAATAGAGAATCATTGTAGTATTCGACAACAGAAAATTATAAGAGAACATCTAAATTCACTATTGAAAGGTactcaatttgttttatttattaatcatattatttattttgctaATAGATTATAATTCATTCACAACATACACACAATAGTGTAAAGAGAGCTTTTAATTGGCAACGACGGACCTAGTCATTTTGTCCTCATTAGTTTCCAAAAATCAATTTTGTGATGATCATACACCCAAAATGGTTTAAATGCGCATGTCTATAATAGTAGATGTCAACTGGACCTAAAATTGATCAAATTGGGTCtattatatttcttattttattcagttgacaCCCAAAAGCGATGAAATCCACCACTAACAAgcttctttaaaaataaaaattgctaAACCAAACTCAATACccatgaaaatattatttttatatactaaAACTTTACAGCTAacaatttttaatgattttcatttgtgtaaatcattttttattattttcagacaaacTTTACATAATACCTCTACATAGAAACCAGATAACAATACCTTCTCCTAATGACCTGAAGGGAAAAATTTTAGTAAAGGTACTTCAGAAAGTTTTTAGACAATGGttatatttttacaatgatTATATTTAGAATTATAATTTTAGACATAAAAATGTTAGCATGCCAAAATGACTATGTTCTACCAACTTATCTGTTCCATGATAAAATAGACTGAACTACATATCTGTGTTTAGTGTtgtcctaggctaggcctatgttgGGGACTGAGCATGATGTAATGGGCAATGGCAGCAACATCTAGCTAGCAATTGAAACAAAACCTGCAGTAGATAATATGTCCCTAACACCAAATAAACAGATTTGGATTCAAACTTCAAACAGTTGAAAGACCACTACAGTAGAACCAATattaaagtgtccccttaataggtgtgtccccttaataggtgtgtccccttaataggtgtgtcccctgaaaacgggttggccatagtgttcgCAAATTCGAGTTCTAACTTTCAGTACGATGCACATCAAATGTTAATGTGTATTTGTTACTAtctgataaaatataataaaacaatttgtttagGGAAGAAGATTACAGACATTCTCCGAAGAAGGGGAAGTGAGCGACGATGATGAAGCAGCTGaaatggaaaatgttaaaataccAGAAATCAAAAAGAAACttgaaaaacagaaacaaattaaggttatattttttgaaatttaaaattcgTTAGCTACTTTAGAAACTCTCTCCAGGGCAGGCTTCAAAAGTAGTGTATAACAATTTCAGTCACTTTGATACATTATTTTGCAGAAACGTAAAGTTGAACTGTCGTTGGAATTGTCAGATGTTGCTGTTTTATGTCAAAGTGTAACATTCAAGTCATTAGATCATAGTAAAAAAGAAGGTATGTATACAATTTCATTCACAACACATTGTATATGACCCCCCAAAAAGGTTAAATAATTAGTGACTTAGGGAGTGAACTAGGTGATAGTGACAGAGCGGACACTTAATTATCTAAGCTCCTTGACTTGAAGTTAGGACTAGATACTATGGGTTAGTATAGTGTTTTCTGAAAAAGAAATCTCAGTTTTGAGTCATATCCTTACCACTTGAGGGTCTCAGATAAGAGCACCTAGAAATGTCTTTTGACCTGAGGTCACAATTTAACCATATAAAGTGATCTAGAATCTCAACTCAATTATGCACTGTAATTATTTCAGGAAAGTTTTGCCACATTCCTTCAATATCCGAAAAGAAAGCAGCAGAGCTGGGATCAACTGCAGGTCAGCAGTTTGTTGAACATAATAAACGGTTCTTAACAAGAATCTATCCAGGAGGATGGAGGACGGATTCATCAAATCCAGATCCAATATTATTCTGGAATTTAGGATGTTCTATAGgtgaattttatttaaacttctGTAATTTAACTGtagattattttaaatatatatatatagtatgtaATGATTTAACAGATCTTGTGTAATcttgtaaataatataatgttgttTACTAATActagatataattattttttttatttggaaactgaaaaacgaaaatttgacataattattattatataatataaatattttgttatgtttaagTTTGTATGAATTACCAAAATCCAGGGGAGTATTTAGATGTGAACACTGCCAAGTTTTTGCAAAATGGCCAATGTGGATACGTCCTTAAACCACTCTTTCTACGAAAAGGTAAGAAAATAACCCTTACACAGCCAACACTTTGCctaagtaaatttaaatttatatttaagcGAATATTACTAAAGTCAATATATTTaaggattttaaaatacatattaagGTAAATATCTCACTGTAAGTGTGGCCCGTGTTTCACATGCATAATATATGTAATCAGTCACTGTGAAGGGCCAAATAAGTGTctttagttttttttgtttttttgtttttttgttttgtgacaagttttttaaatgtataacttttgaattttaaataaaccATTTTAATTTAGTAAATAATCATAGCAAATATACATGCACGAGTGTCATAAATGTTATACTTATACATatctattatattttttaagggAATATGAGATTTAACCCAGACACACCTGGAACCCAGCATTCTTGCAAATGTACAATCAAGGTAGGGGAagttattttccattttaaggTGCAGTTCCACCCGTCACATTTTCAGGGCTCtaacaacaaaatacaaatatatttcatttgCTACTGTGTATTATATGACATGGCagcaatattaattgtttttccaGGTTATTAGTGGTCAGTTTTTACCAGCATCGCAAAAGGAACTCGACAGTTTAGAGCCAATAGTAAATGTTACGTTATATGATGTTAATAAACGGACGTCACTTGAAACAAATGTTGGCAATATGGAGACTCAAGGTAAGCCAAGAGCCATTTGTGATGTCATCATCTGGACCTTCAAACCTGTGTAAAGAAGTAAACAAGAAGCATGTCCCAATTTCCATGCatgaattaacatgacgtaccttttttttatatgcatccaacagcgagtacaactcgccaattacatgatggataaactattttataatttatcgtgtttaaactaagtctcatttgagatTCAGGGTGTGGCATTAggtcagaattgaaccctggacctctGGTTTGGAAGGCAAGCTCCCAATTAATTTACGAATTCTTTTCTATTTTTTGGCCACTGGTAAATACCAACTTTATAATGTGATAATCTGCCAATGGGCAATCAATACAGAATTTATCATTGTTAAAAAATTGTTAGTTTAATGtaaatttatctatttatccTATGAATaccattaattttaattacagtaatatattaaacaataaactgAATTGTCAAGGCTGAAAGCATATTTAGCAGCAGGGCTTATACAAGATTTAGGTTTAATGCTATGTTTACATTCCTCTTGAGTTCAATTAGTTTTTCATTATTCTTCTCTCCAGGTGTTTaaaccctttttaaaaatcatttgttATTGCAGGTGTATTTGCTTATTGGCATCATAACATGAACTTTGACCTTGTGATTCCCGAATTATCTATTCTACGCTTTACTTTGTACAACAAGAAGACCATGACCTCAGCTAACAATCACATTGCTCAGTATGCTTTGCCATTCAAAAGCCTACAACTTGGTAAGACCCAACagacaaaataaaagatttaattCTTTATGCGATAGTTAACAATTTTATTCTATGcaataaatactataataaatgGCTTATTACCGTATTTGTAATTAccaattttaattacaaatttaattataattacaattcTTTAAAATGGTTTAGGAAGATAAGATTCATATTTCAACCACTACTATTTAGTGGTGatagtatactgtacaaatacagaattttttaatagttgaatggagagaatattttaTGAGTTGGAAGATTAAGTAGAGTTGAATTGAAGCCAGACTTTCAATGAATAAAACATTTGTGTAATCCACCATTTATATCTTGAATGAAATGTTCAAAGCTATGCCCATTAAAAAGTGTAGCGCTCTGAAATTGCCCGTAGGTCAGAGAAGTCATGGGCAACGCACACAGGTAGCAGGTACAGGTAGTACATGTCGCACAAAATTctgaaaatgtttacaaaagaaTCAATTGTTACTTGTGTGATTCAtcaaataaactaaaaataaataataaacacttctctttttcttaaatattaatttctttttcagGGTATCATCACATCTCAATGTTAACCCCAGCTGGAGATGACTTAATACCAGCATCACTCTTTGTACATGTTAAGATTTCACCAGATTAAAGCTGTGTTCACACAAGCTGGATACGACACCAGTATCACTCTTTGTATATTTTAAGACTTCATCAGATTAAAGCTGTGTTCACACAAGCTGGATACGACACCAGTATCACTCTTTGTATATGTTAAGATTTCATCAGATTAAAGCTTCGTTCACATAAGCTGGATATGACCCCAGTATCACTCTTTGTACATGTTAAGATTTCACCAGATTAAAGCTGTGTTCACACAAGCTAGATATGACACTAATATCGCTCTTTGTACACGTTAAGATTTCACCAGATTAAAGCTGCCTTCACATCAAACTGAATTTGACACCAGCATCAATCGTAATTGTTGGGATTTAACCTTTCTTAAATTAAAACTGCATTCACACCAAGCTgcatttgacaccaaaatcaactTCTAACCAATCAGCTGTGAGCACGAACAATGTATTTTAGCACTTCCAAGAATTCAATATGCATTGTGAAGCCCAGATTTGTATTGTCTGAAACTACATAGTTAATTAATGTAACtaataaataagaataattatttataacattaGCAATCAGGAATATATGTAATTTAACACACCTAAATTCATAGTAATTAATCAGAAAACGAAATACAAAATACTACTTTACCACAAATGTCATATAAACTGCAAATCTTTGGtatgaatattttgtataagGTTAATTAATTGACTGTACtgaaatatgaaatgaaatCGAACCCTTTCTTTGGGACAGCCATATTTagaggacatccctattaaaggAGAAAATATATGTCTTACAGACCAACCCTTATTCAGTggcacccctattcagtggcacccctattcagtggcacccctattcagtggcacccctattcagtggcACCCCTATTCAGAGTGGCACCTTGATAATGGGGATACTTTGTGGGGTCCCAAATGTGTCCCCATAACAGAGGTTCTACTGTGTTTACCAACTGAAATAATAGATTTGCGATATTAAATGGATACTTTCTCATGGAGTGAAATTGCCCAGGAGAAAAATGTGTTTAACACTATACCCAACCTAAATTCTGTATACACCCCTATAATTGACATTATGTTGTCTCCCAAAGATGTCCCCCTAATGTGTGgctatactgtatgtatacagaATATAAAGATACAATCATTGTAGAACTGCATATAACAAACatgttgtttatatttttgtaaaatgtattagCAATATTTTAGTATTTGGGAATCGATATCTTTATGTTTTAAATGTGGAtgttgtaaataaatgaaatctttattaggtGGGTGGATTAAAAAAtgttagattaaaaaaaaactattaaataaatGCATTACCAAAGTTGTCTGCATATGTTTCATTCATTGTATTTAAagattttagaccattttgaacgaATTAATAAGTTTAAAATAAAGGCTTAAAGaagaaataacaatacaggtttAATTGAATAGAGATGTTTAATAATAAGCATATTAGCGGTTCGCTGATTTGTAAAACGCAATTTCTAGAagtgcaaataaatataatgttcaGCGTATTTTTCAGTTGGGCTCTCCAGCATGCGACAATCACCAACTCGCGCGAGTGACGTCATTTCGGGTTTCATGAATGTACATAGGAGAACATCATTATAGAGGTTTTGCATGCGCAGTTAACGGCCGTACATTAAACGTAATTTATAGTGCAAAAATATACGTATATATATACACATGTAAAACAGGGTATATGTTGCCAGTCAGGCTCCTCAGCGACAAGCTCACCAACTCGCGCGTGTGACGTCATTTCGGGTTTTATAAAATGTGCATGTGGAAACAGCTATGGAAGAAACAGCGAATTTATCTCATCATACAAGTTTtgcaataacaaaaaaaacgtATTGTATAAAAAAGTTCTTTTTTTCTAATGAAAGTGATATAAGATAACCCAGAAAGGAGAAAAATAGCTGTAAACAAATGGTATTTTTAGAAGATATCAAAATCGACTTACTTAAAATTTGGTTTGTGCcaacattttatgtttattttcttttcgtTGTTTCCTATTTTAAGAACACTGTTTAAGTTGTTCTTAAACCTAACTTTGTGCAGTAAGGCGTATCCACAGGAAATAGGGGTGAGAGGTGATTTAACCTTTGCGGGAAGTGCCAGTGGGTGTtgaagaaacaaaaatattccaTATAATAAAACCTAGTAGATATATTTATCTGTGTGAACGAGAAGTTATATCGTGCGCATGTCATCATTGCAAACTTAGCATACACCATATCTTAAAACAGCTTCTTACGAAAGCTTGTGTTGCGTCAATATGTCTTGGCGTTGCGTACGTACACGTGGAAACCAAACTGTTAAGGTTCGTATACTAGGCCTGCCTACCTGCAGTTTGTTCTTAAAGCTTCATTCACACTTGTTCCGTTTCTCGGAACGGAAAACGGCGCCGTGCTGAATGGAAAATCATATACAGAATTGAAAGGCACCGTATGAACGCactttaatgaataaaattccCTTTAATACTTGAACTTTACGTTGCATTAATTGAAAGGCACCGTATGAACGCactttaatgaataaaattccCTTTAATACTTGAACTTTACGTTGCATTATATTGTCATTG from Antedon mediterranea chromosome 2, ecAntMedi1.1, whole genome shotgun sequence includes:
- the LOC140040864 gene encoding 1-phosphatidylinositol 4,5-bisphosphate phosphodiesterase delta-4-like yields the protein MGDTLINKLIAGTQFTKIKDSGSSKFYTFSLNTSRAVVTYIPTQRKSGGSEFSLENIRELQAGHVSKAARSKKNKIAQDQCFSIIFNDGHKTLDLAALNSEDAKTWINGLRLAKKRSIQLDVPDLQDRWLRRCFDDAHSSKDHYLFEECRDLLQKIGVSTDTHFLEKIFMAIVQRNQGPLYENTAVSTLNAAEFVQLYRTVTSRDDLLNLFVKYAGGDDFWMASEFQQFMHEEQKRFELREEWCDTVVGKYEPIPECKKKRVLSYDGFFRFMHGTNGLLINPYHRHKVNQDMTLPLNHYFIAASHNTYLDQDQLSGPCSTSRYANVLRQGCRFIEVDVWNGDDGEPIVCNGYTHTEPVLFTDVIRTINKHAFVTSEYPVVLSIENHCSIRQQKIIREHLNSLLKDKLYIIPLHRNQITIPSPNDLKGKILVKGRRLQTFSEEGEVSDDDEAAEMENVKIPEIKKKLEKQKQIKKRKVELSLELSDVAVLCQSVTFKSLDHSKKEGKFCHIPSISEKKAAELGSTAGQQFVEHNKRFLTRIYPGGWRTDSSNPDPILFWNLGCSIVCMNYQNPGEYLDVNTAKFLQNGQCGYVLKPLFLRKGNMRFNPDTPGTQHSCKCTIKVISGQFLPASQKELDSLEPIVNVTLYDVNKRTSLETNVGNMETQGVFAYWHHNMNFDLVIPELSILRFTLYNKKTMTSANNHIAQYALPFKSLQLGYHHISMLTPAGDDLIPASLFVHVKISPD